In the Maribacter sp. MJ134 genome, one interval contains:
- a CDS encoding DUF2795 domain-containing protein, with amino-acid sequence MYWTLELASYLSDAPWPASKDELIDYSIRTGAPLEVVENLQSMEEEGGEIYESIEEIWPDYPTEEDYLWNEDEY; translated from the coding sequence ATGTATTGGACATTAGAATTAGCATCTTATTTAAGTGATGCACCTTGGCCGGCAAGTAAAGATGAGTTAATCGACTACTCTATTAGAACCGGTGCGCCTTTAGAGGTTGTAGAAAACTTACAATCTATGGAGGAAGAAGGCGGCGAGATTTACGAATCAATCGAAGAAATCTGGCCAGACTATCCTACAGAAGAAGACTACCTCTGGAACGAGGATGAATATTAA
- a CDS encoding DUF4345 domain-containing protein, producing MQKNLHLSLSGIIVICAGIVYGGNPSHLMPLILDFQVTSLELQNMLRAVMGIYMGIGIFWLLGARKEKLWYAATLSNVLFMGGISFGRIISTVFDGVSIPFTPALILELLFLGWGLFNLRKYKFMGES from the coding sequence ATGCAGAAGAACCTACATTTATCTTTATCCGGTATCATCGTTATCTGTGCAGGAATCGTTTATGGAGGCAATCCTTCTCATTTAATGCCTTTGATCTTGGATTTTCAGGTTACTTCATTAGAACTACAGAATATGCTCCGTGCGGTTATGGGGATTTATATGGGTATTGGTATATTTTGGTTGTTAGGAGCTAGAAAAGAAAAGTTATGGTACGCTGCTACTTTAAGTAATGTGCTTTTTATGGGCGGTATTTCCTTTGGAAGAATTATAAGTACTGTTTTTGATGGGGTATCCATTCCGTTTACTCCTGCTTTGATCTTGGAATTATTGTTCCTTGGTTGGGGTTTGTTTAATTTAAGAAAGTATAAATTTATGGGTGAAAGCTAA
- the lptB gene encoding LPS export ABC transporter ATP-binding protein: MKLRAENIMKSYRGRRVVKGISLEVNQGEIVGLLGPNGAGKTTSFYMIVGLIKPNGGNIYLDEMEITKFPMYKRAQNGIGYLAQEASVFRKLSIEKNIMSVLQLTKLSKKEQLMKMESLIEEFGLGHIRKSRGDLLSGGERRRTEIARALATDPKFILLDEPFAGVDPVAVEDIQRIVAQLKNKNIGILITDHNVQETLAITERSYLMFEGGILKSGIPEDLAADEMVRKVYLGQNFELRKKKLDF, translated from the coding sequence ATGAAGTTAAGAGCCGAAAACATTATGAAATCCTACCGTGGCCGCAGAGTGGTCAAGGGCATTTCGCTTGAAGTGAATCAAGGAGAAATCGTGGGCTTGTTAGGACCTAATGGTGCCGGCAAAACAACTTCTTTCTACATGATCGTGGGTTTAATAAAACCGAACGGGGGGAATATCTATCTTGATGAAATGGAAATTACAAAATTTCCGATGTACAAGAGAGCTCAGAACGGTATTGGATACCTGGCCCAAGAGGCTTCGGTCTTTAGAAAATTAAGTATTGAAAAAAATATTATGAGCGTGCTTCAACTCACCAAACTCAGTAAAAAGGAGCAGCTAATGAAAATGGAATCCCTTATAGAGGAGTTTGGCCTGGGGCATATTAGAAAAAGCCGTGGTGATCTCTTGTCCGGTGGAGAGCGTAGGAGAACAGAGATAGCACGTGCACTGGCGACCGACCCCAAATTTATATTGCTAGATGAGCCTTTCGCCGGGGTTGACCCAGTGGCCGTAGAGGACATTCAACGCATAGTGGCCCAACTAAAAAACAAGAACATCGGTATTTTGATTACCGACCATAATGTACAAGAAACATTAGCCATAACGGAACGTTCGTATCTTATGTTCGAAGGTGGTATCTTAAAATCAGGTATTCCAGAAGACCTGGCAGCTGATGAAATGGTACGTAAAGTATACTTAGGCCAGAATTTTGAGCTTCGCAAAAAGAAGTTGGATTTTTGA
- a CDS encoding MFS transporter: MEQLQKAPWYYLVLLILAGESVFILPFVLPRVFRPTVLDVFTLDNTQLGLCFSVYGLVALVSYLFGGPLADKFPPRKLIATALWMTALGGVVYATFPSYVILKILYGYWGFTTIFLFWAAMIKATRVWGGTSSQGKAFGFLDGGRGLVGALFGTMGVLVFSVFITSEIAEATLTESRAAFRYVILVSSGIVVAVGFLVWFFLRMDKTSESAIILDKITVSQIKEVIKLPAVSLLMVIILCAYVGYKITDILSLYAQDVMLYDQVQSAQIGTLLLFVRPVVGVVIGVLADRSQTTYWLMVSFVISFIGALLFATGIILSSSTFLFFMSIMVVATGVYAARSLYFSVMQRGRIPLVLTGTAVGLISLVGYTPDIFAGPAMGYLLDAYPGATGHQYVFWMLAVFSFVGGIAAWYYFKLYKK, translated from the coding sequence ATGGAACAGCTACAAAAAGCACCTTGGTATTATCTTGTATTGCTCATATTAGCCGGCGAAAGCGTTTTCATTCTACCTTTTGTGCTGCCACGTGTCTTTAGGCCAACTGTGTTAGATGTTTTCACCTTGGACAATACCCAATTAGGACTTTGCTTTTCGGTCTATGGCCTAGTTGCTCTTGTTTCCTATCTTTTTGGCGGACCTTTAGCGGATAAATTTCCACCGAGAAAACTAATTGCCACAGCACTTTGGATGACGGCCCTTGGGGGCGTGGTCTATGCCACTTTTCCAAGCTATGTCATCCTCAAAATATTATATGGTTATTGGGGCTTTACTACAATTTTTCTGTTCTGGGCAGCTATGATCAAGGCCACTCGCGTTTGGGGCGGCACAAGTTCTCAGGGAAAGGCTTTCGGTTTCCTAGACGGAGGCCGTGGTTTGGTAGGTGCGCTATTCGGAACCATGGGTGTACTTGTTTTTTCCGTTTTCATTACATCTGAAATTGCTGAAGCCACGCTTACAGAAAGCCGAGCCGCATTCCGTTACGTTATTTTGGTTTCATCGGGTATCGTTGTTGCAGTCGGGTTTTTGGTTTGGTTCTTTCTAAGGATGGACAAGACTTCCGAAAGCGCTATTATATTGGACAAAATTACCGTTTCGCAAATCAAAGAAGTTATAAAACTGCCTGCGGTAAGTTTACTAATGGTAATCATCTTGTGTGCCTATGTGGGTTATAAAATCACTGATATTTTATCACTGTACGCCCAAGACGTCATGTTGTACGATCAGGTACAGTCTGCTCAAATTGGTACGCTCCTGTTATTCGTTCGTCCTGTTGTTGGTGTCGTGATCGGTGTACTGGCAGACCGTTCCCAAACTACGTATTGGCTTATGGTCAGTTTTGTTATTTCGTTTATTGGTGCTTTATTGTTCGCTACGGGTATCATTTTAAGTTCTTCCACTTTTCTTTTCTTTATGTCCATTATGGTCGTAGCCACTGGGGTATATGCTGCACGCTCCCTCTATTTTTCGGTGATGCAACGTGGTCGTATTCCCTTGGTACTCACTGGTACGGCCGTGGGTCTTATTTCTTTAGTAGGCTACACTCCAGATATTTTTGCAGGTCCGGCCATGGGATATTTGTTAGATGCTTATCCCGGGGCAACGGGACATCAATATGTTTTTTGGATGTTAGCAGTATTTTCCTTTGTGGGTGGTATTGCGGCATGGTATTACTTTAAACTGTATAAGAAATAG
- a CDS encoding cob(I)yrinic acid a,c-diamide adenosyltransferase — protein MKIYTKTGDSGTTALFGGTRVPKHHIRIESYGTVDELNSWLGLIRDQEINTQSKDQLAKIQDKLFTLGAILATDPEKAILKNGKERLNIPKISVSDIEILENAIDEMDATLPQMTHFILPGGHTSVSYCHIARTVCRRAERMATLLFENEPFDEEVLSYLNRLSDYLFVLARKLSKELKAEEIKWIPEKKD, from the coding sequence ATGAAAATATATACAAAAACAGGAGATTCAGGAACTACCGCGCTATTTGGGGGTACTAGAGTTCCAAAACATCACATCAGAATTGAGAGTTACGGTACTGTGGACGAACTCAACTCTTGGTTAGGGCTTATTAGAGACCAGGAAATAAATACACAGAGCAAAGACCAGCTAGCAAAAATTCAGGACAAATTGTTTACCCTAGGGGCTATATTAGCGACCGATCCTGAAAAAGCCATCTTAAAGAATGGCAAAGAGCGGCTAAATATTCCCAAGATAAGTGTATCCGATATTGAAATACTAGAGAACGCTATCGACGAAATGGACGCTACCCTACCACAAATGACCCATTTTATTCTTCCAGGGGGCCACACAAGTGTGTCATACTGTCATATAGCGCGTACCGTATGCAGACGCGCAGAAAGAATGGCGACCCTTCTTTTCGAAAATGAACCCTTTGACGAGGAGGTCCTCTCCTATTTGAACAGACTTTCGGATTACCTCTTTGTATTGGCACGAAAATTGTCCAAAGAATTAAAGGCCGAAGAAATTAAATGGATACCTGAAAAAAAGGACTAA
- a CDS encoding GyrI-like domain-containing protein, which produces MIPRIIREKGKKMIGLSLCTSVVDNQTGQLWGSFMPRINEIVNRVGNDFFSLQVYPPEYHINFNPSLEFTKWALVEVSDFTHIPKGMKAFILQAGDYAVFDHKGSSGDPSIYQYIYGEWIPKSEYVLDDRPHFEVLGTNYKNNDPDSEEEIWIPIKK; this is translated from the coding sequence ATGATACCAAGAATAATCCGCGAAAAAGGAAAAAAAATGATCGGTCTATCACTATGCACGAGTGTGGTGGACAACCAAACCGGGCAGCTCTGGGGCTCTTTTATGCCTAGAATTAACGAAATTGTGAATAGGGTGGGGAATGATTTTTTCTCGTTACAAGTGTATCCGCCCGAGTATCATATCAATTTCAATCCATCGTTAGAATTCACAAAATGGGCCCTTGTGGAAGTATCGGACTTTACTCATATTCCTAAAGGTATGAAGGCTTTTATACTGCAGGCCGGAGATTATGCAGTTTTTGACCATAAGGGGTCTAGTGGTGATCCTAGCATTTATCAATATATTTATGGGGAATGGATTCCTAAATCCGAATACGTTTTGGATGACCGTCCGCACTTTGAAGTATTAGGAACAAACTATAAAAATAATGATCCTGATTCTGAGGAAGAAATTTGGATTCCTATTAAAAAATAA
- a CDS encoding CDP-alcohol phosphatidyltransferase family protein yields the protein MRRHIPNFITLLNVFCGCVATVFAALNQLEHAALFVALGIFFDFFDGLAARVLDVKSELGLQLDSLADMITSGLVPGIVMFQLIGLAQMGGWDNDILNSMAYLGDFQLRSFWPFTGFIITMASAYRLAKFNLDENQVSSFIGLPTPANALLILSLPLILFYHPSTILSDIILNQWFLIGLTLLSAFLLNCSLPLFALKFKNWNFKDNALRYIFLIISLVLLITMQFLAVPFIILFYVLSSLVSQFSQKSGS from the coding sequence ATGCGAAGACATATACCTAATTTTATTACACTCTTGAATGTTTTTTGTGGCTGTGTTGCCACCGTGTTCGCAGCATTGAATCAGTTGGAGCACGCTGCTCTATTCGTTGCCTTGGGTATTTTCTTTGATTTCTTCGATGGTTTAGCTGCTCGTGTTCTTGATGTGAAAAGTGAGTTAGGACTGCAATTGGATTCCTTGGCAGATATGATAACCAGTGGTCTGGTACCAGGGATAGTGATGTTTCAATTGATAGGATTGGCGCAAATGGGAGGTTGGGATAACGACATTTTAAATAGCATGGCTTACTTGGGAGATTTTCAATTACGTTCTTTCTGGCCTTTTACAGGTTTCATCATCACCATGGCATCTGCGTATCGTTTGGCCAAATTTAACTTGGATGAAAATCAGGTTTCTTCATTTATTGGGTTACCTACACCTGCCAATGCATTATTAATTCTGTCCCTTCCGCTTATTTTATTTTATCATCCCAGCACCATACTCAGCGATATTATATTGAACCAATGGTTTTTGATAGGCTTAACTTTGTTAAGTGCATTTTTGCTGAACTGTAGTCTTCCGCTGTTCGCATTAAAATTCAAAAACTGGAATTTTAAGGATAACGCCTTGCGCTATATTTTTTTGATAATAAGTCTAGTACTTTTAATTACCATGCAATTCTTGGCGGTGCCGTTCATCATTCTATTTTATGTGCTAAGTTCACTAGTGAGTCAATTTTCGCAAAAGAGTGGATCTTAG
- a CDS encoding low molecular weight phosphatase family protein: protein MQQKGTVLFEELRKIISKLDVSTISEERRAILQVLVGFIQEKKDLRKPINLNFVCTHNSRRSHMAQIWAQVMAHYFNLEQVYCYSGGTEATALFPKVAEVLRKSGIEIIELSTGANPVYSIKYAADAHPIIGFSKTYDHSFNPKNNFAAVMTCSHADENCPFIPGAEKRIALTFEDPKEFDNTLLQTEKYQERSNEIATELLFVFSKIK, encoded by the coding sequence ATGCAACAAAAAGGAACGGTGCTATTTGAAGAACTCCGGAAAATCATTTCCAAATTAGATGTTAGCACGATCTCTGAGGAAAGACGAGCTATTCTTCAGGTACTTGTTGGATTTATTCAAGAGAAAAAAGACCTTAGAAAACCAATTAACCTGAATTTTGTCTGTACGCACAACTCGCGCAGAAGTCACATGGCTCAAATATGGGCGCAGGTCATGGCGCATTATTTTAATCTGGAGCAAGTGTATTGCTATTCTGGTGGTACGGAAGCAACGGCTTTGTTTCCAAAAGTAGCTGAGGTACTACGTAAATCGGGCATTGAAATTATTGAACTTTCAACTGGTGCTAACCCTGTGTACAGCATCAAATATGCCGCTGATGCACATCCTATCATAGGTTTTTCAAAAACATATGACCATTCTTTTAATCCAAAGAATAATTTCGCTGCGGTCATGACCTGCTCACATGCGGATGAGAATTGCCCCTTTATACCCGGGGCAGAAAAAAGGATAGCGTTAACGTTCGAAGATCCAAAAGAATTTGATAACACTCTGTTACAGACTGAAAAATATCAAGAACGTAGCAATGAGATTGCTACGGAGCTACTGTTTGTTTTTTCTAAAATAAAATGA
- a CDS encoding ABC-F family ATP-binding cassette domain-containing protein, with protein MNLLTVENISKSYGELVLFEKLSFGINKDQKIALIAKNGSGKTSILNILSGTDTPDTGQVNYRKSTRVSFLAQEPNMNPDLTVEETIFASDNEVLQVIANYERALTNPEDADAYQSAFEAMDRFEAWDFETQYKQILFKLKLDDLSANVGKLSGGQKKRLALADALINKPDLLVLDEPTNHLDLEMIEWLEEYFAKENMTLFMVTHDRYFLERVCNEIIELDNGVLYPYKGNYSYYLEKKEARLEQESVEQHKTELLFKKELSWMRRQPKARTTKSKSRIDDFKVIKEKASNRRKEHEVQLELNMERMGTKIIELVKVSKSYPNKPILDKFDYNFNRGERIGIIGKNGTGKSTFLNILSGRDQPDSGKVIVGETIKFGYYTQKGITIKEGQKVIDVIREFGDYIPLKKGKQISAQQLLERFLFDRKKQYDFVDKLSGGERKRLYLCTVLIQNPNFLILDEPTNDLDIVTLNVLESFLLDFQGCLLVVSHDRYFMDKIVDHLFVFKGDGVVTDFPGNYSDYRAYEDSQLIEQRAQKDKGDTSKKTWKKTETTSKLSYTEQKEYKQLERDIQKMESKKAALQDKFTDASLSGEEIATLSIELGELSDTIDKKTERWFELSAQMEG; from the coding sequence ATGAATTTACTCACCGTTGAAAATATTTCTAAATCCTATGGCGAACTGGTTCTTTTTGAGAAGCTCTCCTTTGGCATAAACAAGGACCAAAAAATTGCGCTAATAGCAAAGAACGGTAGTGGTAAAACCTCTATACTGAACATACTATCGGGCACGGACACCCCAGATACGGGACAGGTGAATTATCGTAAAAGCACTAGGGTTTCTTTTTTGGCACAGGAGCCGAACATGAATCCGGACCTAACTGTTGAGGAAACGATTTTTGCTTCTGACAATGAAGTGCTTCAGGTCATTGCCAATTATGAAAGGGCCTTGACCAATCCGGAAGATGCGGATGCCTACCAGAGTGCTTTTGAAGCTATGGACCGGTTTGAAGCTTGGGATTTTGAAACGCAGTACAAACAAATCCTATTTAAATTAAAACTGGACGATTTAAGTGCCAATGTGGGAAAACTTTCCGGTGGGCAAAAGAAACGGCTTGCCCTGGCCGATGCCCTAATCAATAAACCGGACCTATTAGTACTTGATGAGCCTACCAACCACTTAGACTTGGAGATGATAGAGTGGTTAGAGGAATATTTCGCAAAAGAGAACATGACGCTGTTCATGGTTACGCACGACCGTTACTTCTTAGAACGGGTATGTAATGAAATCATAGAGTTAGACAATGGTGTGCTTTATCCGTACAAAGGCAATTACTCCTACTACCTAGAGAAAAAGGAGGCCCGTTTGGAACAAGAATCCGTGGAACAGCACAAAACCGAGTTGCTCTTTAAAAAGGAACTCTCCTGGATGCGTCGTCAACCCAAAGCACGGACTACCAAATCAAAATCTAGAATAGACGATTTTAAGGTTATCAAAGAGAAAGCAAGTAACCGTAGAAAAGAGCACGAGGTACAGCTAGAACTGAACATGGAGCGCATGGGTACAAAAATCATAGAACTGGTGAAGGTATCTAAGTCCTACCCCAACAAGCCTATCTTAGACAAGTTTGATTATAACTTTAATAGAGGGGAGCGTATTGGTATTATCGGAAAAAACGGAACGGGCAAATCTACCTTTCTTAATATCCTCTCGGGCAGGGACCAACCGGATAGTGGAAAGGTAATTGTTGGGGAAACCATAAAATTTGGATACTATACTCAGAAAGGAATCACTATAAAGGAGGGTCAAAAGGTAATAGACGTTATTCGTGAATTCGGGGACTATATTCCCCTAAAGAAAGGAAAACAGATATCGGCACAGCAGTTATTAGAGCGGTTTCTATTTGATCGCAAAAAGCAATATGATTTTGTAGATAAGTTAAGTGGTGGCGAGCGAAAGCGATTGTACCTCTGTACCGTATTAATCCAGAATCCTAATTTTCTGATTTTGGATGAGCCTACCAACGACCTGGATATCGTAACGCTAAATGTATTGGAAAGTTTTCTGTTGGATTTTCAGGGCTGCCTGTTAGTGGTATCCCATGACCGCTACTTTATGGATAAAATTGTAGACCATCTATTTGTATTTAAAGGAGATGGTGTGGTAACGGATTTCCCTGGGAACTATTCGGATTACCGCGCTTACGAAGATAGTCAGCTTATAGAACAGAGAGCACAAAAAGACAAAGGGGATACGAGTAAAAAAACTTGGAAAAAGACCGAAACCACGAGTAAGTTGTCTTATACGGAGCAAAAAGAATACAAGCAATTGGAACGTGATATCCAAAAGATGGAATCTAAGAAGGCTGCGTTACAGGATAAATTTACCGATGCGTCCCTATCTGGAGAAGAAATAGCCACCCTTTCCATAGAATTAGGGGAATTATCCGATACTATTGATAAAAAAACCGAGCGTTGGTTCGAACTTTCAGCTCAAATGGAAGGATAA
- a CDS encoding DUF4198 domain-containing protein encodes MHNSFRLVFLCLATFLFMSHELFLKTDTHFLEINKATQLYLLNGTFDTSENAITTDRIINSKIIGPDYLMEPKEGQYEIKNKITYLNFATGNSGTYVAGVSTLPRVLEMDAKAFNAYLEHEGLETTIADRKKQDIDNTGAKERYSKHVKTLLQVGEKRTIDFMKPLGYPIEFVPMNNPYDIKMGDAVAFKLLRDGVPLANHIVHYSTAVPGQDTHENENSTKTNENGFVSIVPNKKGKWYIATIHMEKRNGVEVDYESNWATLTFEIK; translated from the coding sequence ATGCATAATTCTTTTCGACTCGTATTTCTTTGTTTGGCAACATTTTTATTCATGTCCCATGAGTTATTTCTTAAAACGGATACACACTTTTTAGAAATCAACAAAGCCACCCAATTATATTTGTTGAACGGTACTTTTGATACTAGTGAAAATGCGATAACTACTGATCGTATCATCAATAGTAAAATTATAGGTCCGGATTACCTAATGGAACCAAAGGAAGGACAATATGAAATAAAAAATAAGATTACCTATCTCAATTTTGCTACAGGTAATTCTGGTACGTACGTTGCTGGGGTTTCTACACTGCCAAGAGTTCTTGAGATGGATGCTAAGGCATTTAATGCCTATTTGGAACACGAGGGTCTAGAGACCACTATTGCAGATAGGAAGAAGCAGGATATAGATAATACCGGCGCTAAGGAACGTTATTCCAAACATGTGAAAACACTTTTACAGGTTGGGGAAAAGAGAACAATCGATTTTATGAAGCCTTTGGGATATCCTATAGAATTTGTTCCTATGAACAATCCCTATGATATTAAAATGGGCGATGCTGTAGCATTTAAACTACTAAGAGATGGCGTTCCGTTGGCCAATCATATCGTGCACTACAGTACCGCTGTTCCGGGACAGGATACGCACGAGAATGAAAATTCTACCAAGACCAATGAAAATGGTTTTGTGTCCATTGTTCCGAATAAAAAGGGGAAGTGGTACATAGCAACCATACATATGGAAAAAAGAAATGGTGTAGAAGTGGATTACGAGTCCAACTGGGCAACATTGACCTTTGAGATTAAATAA
- a CDS encoding DUF4105 domain-containing protein has translation MFKKLGLLAIIALQGFWGFPQDARLSSLSELSLLTVGTGQDLASKFGHSAIRFQDPSLGIDEVYGYGTYNFEDPNFYLNFVRGKLDYTITRYPYKYFERGYILEKRWIKEQKLDLNLEQRKAIVAFLETNLLPQNRFYKYDFLFENCATKIPEVFEKNLGKGLHFDYNHLDNQFTFRQLIHQNLTVNSWSNFGIDLALGSVIDRKATPYEHLFLPAYVYEQLKHTTLDSKPLVKNESVLLDIPTPKVNTPFLLTPVFWLGLLLLLVAYITYKDYSQQKRSIWLDVSLFTVTGLAGLLILFLWFFTDHMATKINFNFLWAFAPNLIVGCYLFKKQPPKWLRIYIFIAIGLLLLSIVLWLFKVQIFSILMFLILPALLMRYLFLLRYFKASKNRIIQ, from the coding sequence ATGTTTAAAAAATTAGGTCTTCTTGCGATAATTGCACTACAAGGTTTCTGGGGTTTTCCCCAAGACGCGAGGTTATCGTCACTTTCTGAACTAAGTTTATTAACAGTAGGTACAGGACAAGATTTGGCGTCTAAATTTGGGCATAGTGCCATACGTTTCCAAGACCCTAGCTTAGGTATAGACGAAGTTTACGGTTATGGCACCTATAATTTTGAAGACCCCAATTTCTACCTGAATTTTGTTCGTGGTAAATTAGATTATACCATTACACGGTATCCCTACAAGTATTTTGAACGCGGTTACATCCTTGAAAAAAGGTGGATTAAAGAACAAAAACTAGACCTGAACCTTGAACAACGAAAAGCAATCGTCGCCTTTTTAGAGACCAATCTTTTGCCGCAAAATCGGTTTTATAAGTATGATTTCCTTTTTGAAAACTGCGCAACCAAGATTCCTGAAGTATTCGAGAAAAATCTAGGTAAGGGTCTGCATTTCGATTACAACCATCTAGACAATCAATTCACTTTCCGACAATTGATTCATCAAAATCTTACTGTAAATTCTTGGTCTAATTTTGGAATAGATTTAGCATTGGGTTCTGTTATAGACCGTAAAGCTACTCCCTATGAACATTTGTTCTTACCAGCGTATGTCTATGAACAGCTAAAACATACCACCTTAGATAGCAAACCTTTGGTGAAAAACGAATCCGTTCTATTGGATATACCAACTCCAAAAGTAAATACCCCCTTTCTATTGACCCCCGTATTTTGGCTTGGTCTACTTCTCTTGTTGGTAGCATACATTACGTACAAGGATTATTCCCAACAAAAGCGTAGCATTTGGTTAGACGTTTCGCTGTTTACGGTTACCGGTCTGGCCGGCCTGCTTATTCTTTTTCTTTGGTTCTTTACGGACCATATGGCCACTAAAATAAATTTCAACTTTTTATGGGCCTTTGCCCCTAACCTTATCGTAGGGTGCTACCTTTTCAAAAAACAACCCCCAAAATGGTTACGGATTTATATTTTTATCGCCATTGGGCTTTTACTCTTAAGTATTGTCCTGTGGCTATTCAAGGTTCAAATATTTTCTATCTTAATGTTTCTTATACTGCCAGCCCTATTGATGCGGTATCTATTTCTATTACGCTATTTTAAAGCTTCAAAAAATCGAATTATCCAATAA